The Cellulophaga sp. RHA19 genome includes the window AAAGCACCATCGTTATAATCCCAACCATCTAAATTGTTTAATTTACTCGTTATTTCTTCTGTTGTATATTTTTGCATCAGTATTAAATTTAGTGTTTTACAAAGTTACAAGAAGTAGCAACGTTATATCTATTATTAAGAAAAAAGATGATGGTCTATAGTATCTTGGTATGTTGTACGTAAATGTTTTGGTAATTTGTTACTCTTTGGTAGTACAGCTAAATACCTGTCTTCATTAGATGTAAATACCCTTTTATACACAGGATTATACAATCCAATTTTAGAGATTATTTCTTTTATAAAATCTTCATGATGTACTAAATCTTTACTTCCTAAATGAAAAATTCCAGTTTTTTTATGATTAATAATGTAATGCAATTGCTGGGTAAGCTTGTTTATATGCGTAACATTAAAAACCAAATTAGGAAAAACCTCTATTGGTTCTTTATTTTGTAGTAGAGTTCTAATCTCTTTAATTCTGGGAGTGTTGTTACCAAAAACCATTGGTAAACGTATAATTATGGCTTTGCTTTTAGGTAGCCTAAGTAGCATATTTTCAATCTTAATTTTTAAGCGCCCATAAATACTTAAAGATAAAGTTTTGTCTAACTCGTATGATGGGTATTTGCTATAAGCATCAAAAACGTTAGCAGAAGATAAAAATAAGAGCTTGGTCTTGTGTGTGGCAACATATTCTACCATATGTTGATGAGCCAATACTTGTGCTGCAAAATTACCACGAATGGCAGATATAATATAATCTGGCTTTACAATTTCTAATAATTCGTATATATCTGTTTCTTCAACATTATAATAAAAAAACTGACCGTTATCTTTAAATTCTTTTTCGTTAAAGCAATAAGTACCATAAGTATCATAAAAGGCATATAGCTCCTTATATATAGCATTACCTATAAAACCACTTGCACCTAGAATTAATATTCTATTTTTAGATTTTTTTTCTTTCATTACTCAGTTATCGTCTTAAAAAATAGAGAGCTTAGTCTGAGTCGTAAATTGTTCTAATGCTTGCATTCCTAACAAAGAATTTCCTTTAGGATTAAGACCTGGGGCCCAAGTAGAAATAATAAAATTATTGGGTAAAAAAGCAACAATACCTCCGCCAACACCACTTTTGCCTGGTAAGCCTACTCTAAAAGCAAATTCACCTGCCTCATCATAAAAGCCACAAGTTAGCATAATGGCATTTATACGTTTTGCTTGGCTAACAGGTATTTGTTGTACATTATTTACGCATTTACCACCATTTGCAAACAAATAAAATGCTTTGGCTAATTGTGCGCAAGTCATATCTATAGAGCATTGATGAAAATAAAAATCTAAAACATCCTCTACATTATTTTTAAGATTGCTAAAAGATTTTAATAGGTTAGCTGCTGCAAAGTTTTTGTAGCCTGTTCTTTTTTCTGACGCAGCAACATCTTTATTGTAATTAATAGTTTGGTCATTGGCAATAGTTCTTACGTAGTTTAAAAAATCTTCTTTCGGGTTTTTTAAATGTGTAACTAAAA containing:
- a CDS encoding glutaminase gives rise to the protein MTDFQGIINNIHDHLSKEEVKGVVASYIPELSKQSVNSLGIFLQHLNGDSFAAGDADIPFSIQSISKVLALSKAIAFEDNRIWQRVDVEPSGNPFNHLSLLELENGIPRNPLINSGALVVADILVTHLKNPKEDFLNYVRTIANDQTINYNKDVAASEKRTGYKNFAAANLLKSFSNLKNNVEDVLDFYFHQCSIDMTCAQLAKAFYLFANGGKCVNNVQQIPVSQAKRINAIMLTCGFYDEAGEFAFRVGLPGKSGVGGGIVAFLPNNFIISTWAPGLNPKGNSLLGMQALEQFTTQTKLSIF
- a CDS encoding sugar nucleotide-binding protein → MKEKKSKNRILILGASGFIGNAIYKELYAFYDTYGTYCFNEKEFKDNGQFFYYNVEETDIYELLEIVKPDYIISAIRGNFAAQVLAHQHMVEYVATHKTKLLFLSSANVFDAYSKYPSYELDKTLSLSIYGRLKIKIENMLLRLPKSKAIIIRLPMVFGNNTPRIKEIRTLLQNKEPIEVFPNLVFNVTHINKLTQQLHYIINHKKTGIFHLGSKDLVHHEDFIKEIISKIGLYNPVYKRVFTSNEDRYLAVLPKSNKLPKHLRTTYQDTIDHHLFS